The proteins below are encoded in one region of Roseofilum capinflatum BLCC-M114:
- a CDS encoding Gfo/Idh/MocA family protein, protein MDKPFKIAILGAGRWGTHLIRNFLENPQTEVVAVVDPNPDRLEAMKTRYQLPDSVQLTEDWQGVLGGEEVELAAIATPASTHYEIINYALRQNCHVLAEKPLTLDAEECLELCRLAEQQQCQLMVDHTYLFHPVVQRGKEILSSGAVGELRYGYATRTHLGPVRQDVNALWDLAIHDLAIFNHWLGETPVEVEAIGDTWLQPGLPDVVWVKLIYPSGFKATLHLCWLNPDKQRRLAVVGSQGTLIFDELSSDPLVVQQGHFEVEDGNFTPVGVNREVIATPPGEPLKAVCDRFIESVEQSQPYSQSSGWVGADLVRTLQQIQSKIKNVGNGELFS, encoded by the coding sequence GTGGATAAACCATTTAAGATTGCCATTTTAGGTGCGGGTCGATGGGGAACTCATTTAATCCGTAATTTCCTGGAGAATCCCCAGACGGAAGTCGTGGCGGTGGTAGACCCGAACCCCGATCGACTAGAGGCGATGAAAACTCGGTATCAGTTGCCAGACTCGGTGCAGTTAACTGAAGATTGGCAGGGAGTTTTAGGGGGGGAAGAGGTGGAATTAGCGGCGATCGCCACCCCCGCCTCCACCCACTATGAGATCATTAACTACGCCCTCCGTCAGAATTGTCACGTATTAGCCGAAAAACCCCTCACCCTCGATGCCGAAGAATGTCTAGAGCTGTGTCGTCTAGCAGAACAACAACAGTGCCAGCTCATGGTCGATCATACCTATCTGTTCCATCCCGTAGTGCAACGAGGTAAAGAAATCCTCTCTTCTGGAGCAGTGGGAGAGCTACGCTATGGATATGCCACCCGCACCCATTTAGGCCCGGTGCGCCAAGATGTCAACGCACTTTGGGACTTAGCTATTCATGACCTGGCCATCTTTAATCACTGGTTAGGGGAAACCCCCGTAGAAGTCGAAGCGATCGGCGATACCTGGTTACAACCGGGTTTACCCGATGTGGTTTGGGTCAAACTCATCTATCCGAGCGGCTTTAAGGCGACCCTCCACCTCTGTTGGCTCAACCCCGATAAACAAAGACGTTTAGCCGTTGTCGGGTCTCAAGGAACCCTGATTTTTGATGAACTCAGCTCCGATCCTCTGGTGGTGCAACAGGGACACTTTGAGGTTGAAGACGGAAACTTTACCCCCGTGGGGGTGAACCGGGAAGTTATCGCCACACCGCCAGGAGAACCCTTAAAAGCCGTCTGCGATCGCTTCATCGAGTCTGTAGAACAGAGCCAACCCTATTCTCAGTCTTCTGGATGGGTAGGAGCCGACTTAGTTCGCACCCTGCAACAGATTCAATCAAAAATTAAAAATGTGGGTAATGGGGAATTATTCTCATGA
- a CDS encoding peptidoglycan-binding domain-containing protein, with translation MKIQDITDSTTLSPDEIKGDAELVKEIQEILVYRFFLLEPPVDGKFGPLSRAAFQEFQKITDCSNVGTLDFQTAQALLHTPRKQLVQLHLSDDIPSRIVAYMLQEGYHISLGKERYNIVYVEGMNTDGTLNDDAPDRFNDLRCLIEIVDGCPRFAGKWVGTCEPGRHYTTLINGKTRFGQIGAARIKFGQYRAWKVGKHSGYEALVNRWPIPVYRDVNEDMLRTGDPLETTTGINQHHAHGKTGSIGPHSAGCLVGRTVEGHREFMKLIKSDDRYQASHSYRFMTTIIPGDELLETPIHPYGHEDDLSQITWIDIFQDSQDKLVIVGMNEGTAIRKWMPKDKAEFLEILQSCYQANTVLIASADKPIPEL, from the coding sequence ATGAAAATTCAAGATATTACTGACTCTACAACCTTATCTCCCGATGAAATTAAAGGAGATGCTGAGTTAGTTAAAGAAATCCAGGAAATTTTGGTCTATCGTTTCTTCCTCTTAGAGCCTCCTGTGGATGGAAAGTTCGGGCCCCTAAGTAGGGCAGCATTTCAGGAATTTCAAAAAATTACGGATTGCTCTAATGTGGGCACACTAGACTTTCAAACCGCCCAGGCCCTGCTTCATACCCCTCGCAAGCAATTAGTGCAACTGCACCTGAGTGATGATATTCCTAGCCGCATTGTGGCCTATATGCTGCAAGAAGGTTACCATATATCCTTGGGCAAAGAGCGCTACAACATTGTTTATGTCGAGGGCATGAACACCGATGGAACGCTTAATGATGATGCTCCCGATCGATTCAACGATTTGCGATGTCTAATTGAGATCGTCGATGGTTGTCCACGTTTTGCAGGGAAGTGGGTGGGAACTTGCGAACCCGGTCGGCATTATACAACATTAATTAACGGCAAAACTCGCTTTGGACAAATTGGGGCAGCTCGTATTAAGTTTGGTCAATACCGAGCTTGGAAAGTTGGCAAACATAGTGGTTACGAGGCATTAGTAAATCGTTGGCCTATTCCTGTTTACCGTGATGTCAATGAAGACATGCTCCGCACAGGCGATCCATTAGAAACAACTACAGGCATTAATCAACATCATGCCCATGGGAAGACGGGCAGTATCGGTCCGCACAGTGCAGGTTGTCTTGTGGGTCGAACTGTAGAAGGCCATCGAGAGTTTATGAAGTTGATCAAGTCTGATGATCGTTATCAAGCATCGCATAGCTATCGATTTATGACAACGATTATTCCTGGTGATGAACTCTTAGAGACTCCTATTCATCCCTATGGTCATGAGGATGATTTATCACAGATTACATGGATTGATATCTTTCAAGATTCACAAGACAAACTGGTGATAGTCGGCATGAATGAAGGAACAGCCATTCGCAAGTGGATGCCCAAAGATAAAGCAGAGTTCCTGGAAATTTTGCAGAGCTGTTATCAGGCTAATACGGTGTTGATTGCATCGGCTGATAAACCCATTCCTGAACTTTAA
- a CDS encoding ABC transporter ATP-binding protein — translation MSQTATNQINRETNVELDVELRKVFKVFGSETAVRGVNLNIHRGEFFSILGPSGCGKTTTLRLIAGFEVPSAGELLLQGQSVNHVPPYRRPVNTVFQSYALFGHMNVWENIAFGLRLKKLTKAQIEDRVKEALRLVKMEAFAHRLPKQMSGGQQQRVALARALVNRPAVLLLDEPLGALDLKLRKEMQVELSNLHQELGLTFVMVTHDQEEALSLSDRIAIMRDGKIEQIGSPSEIYNRPATPFVADFIGDTNLFKGRSAALDSGAVEVQTDKGLKIWAASDLNGSTGGGDRLVVSVRPEKIHLSLTPPETDHNCFEGRIKHTMFMGTHIQCVVELVSGDQITVSQPVREGSSYAQALSNPETAFYVHWQPTDCLALHE, via the coding sequence ATGTCTCAGACCGCAACTAATCAAATTAATCGGGAAACCAATGTCGAGTTAGATGTTGAGCTTCGCAAAGTCTTTAAGGTGTTTGGCTCAGAAACGGCTGTCCGAGGCGTAAACTTGAACATTCACCGAGGTGAATTTTTTAGCATCCTTGGGCCCTCTGGGTGTGGAAAAACGACGACGTTAAGACTGATTGCTGGCTTTGAAGTCCCCTCGGCTGGGGAATTGTTGCTTCAAGGGCAGTCGGTGAATCATGTGCCCCCTTACCGTCGCCCGGTGAATACGGTCTTCCAAAGTTATGCCCTGTTTGGACATATGAATGTTTGGGAGAACATTGCCTTTGGACTGCGGTTAAAAAAGCTGACGAAAGCCCAAATTGAAGACCGGGTGAAAGAGGCCTTACGCCTGGTCAAAATGGAGGCATTTGCCCATCGCTTGCCCAAGCAAATGTCAGGGGGACAACAACAACGGGTGGCTCTAGCCAGAGCATTGGTGAACCGACCGGCGGTGTTGTTATTAGATGAACCCTTGGGGGCGTTAGATCTGAAATTACGCAAAGAGATGCAGGTGGAATTGTCTAATTTGCATCAGGAGTTAGGGCTAACGTTTGTGATGGTCACCCACGATCAAGAAGAGGCCCTTTCCCTTTCCGATCGCATTGCGATCATGCGTGATGGCAAAATTGAACAAATTGGCTCTCCCAGTGAAATTTATAATCGCCCGGCGACTCCGTTTGTGGCTGATTTTATTGGGGATACCAATTTGTTTAAGGGTCGCAGCGCTGCCCTAGATTCGGGAGCGGTTGAGGTACAAACGGATAAGGGCTTGAAGATTTGGGCCGCTTCTGACCTCAATGGTAGCACCGGAGGGGGCGATCGCCTGGTAGTCAGTGTGCGACCCGAAAAAATTCATCTCAGTTTGACTCCTCCAGAAACAGACCATAACTGTTTTGAAGGCCGGATTAAGCATACGATGTTTATGGGAACCCATATTCAATGTGTGGTGGAATTGGTTTCTGGAGACCAAATTACCGTATCCCAACCGGTTCGCGAAGGGAGTTCCTATGCTCAAGCCCTATCTAATCCGGAAACTGCCTTCTATGTCCATTGGCAGCCGACCGATTGTTTGGCTCTGCATGAATAA
- a CDS encoding ABC transporter permease: protein MPTPKRRWSTLIGPSVLLGPAGLWLLMLLVLPTLVIFELSLVPNIRPGDVVNPSGLENYLRVFEPVYLQVIGRSLFFAIGTTIICLLLGFPVAYWIALNAPKRWQNLILLGFVLPLWTSSLLRSYAWITILRRTGVFNSIITSIGLPPLNLLNEWPAVLIGMSYSFLPYMVLILYAALEKLDKRLLEASADLGATPLQGFWKITVPQTFQGIAAGSLLVFISSLGDFVNPELLGGASSMTAARLIYNQFLGATQNWGFGSALSMVVILAVSLAIALLIKYGDPTPQA, encoded by the coding sequence ATGCCGACTCCTAAACGCCGTTGGTCAACTTTGATTGGCCCCAGTGTCCTCCTAGGGCCTGCTGGTTTGTGGCTCTTGATGCTCTTAGTGCTACCGACTCTGGTGATTTTTGAGTTAAGTTTAGTGCCCAACATTCGACCGGGGGATGTGGTGAATCCTTCGGGATTGGAGAATTATTTGCGGGTGTTTGAACCGGTTTATCTGCAAGTGATTGGGCGATCGCTTTTTTTCGCGATCGGAACAACCATAATTTGTCTACTTTTGGGTTTCCCCGTTGCTTACTGGATCGCCCTCAACGCCCCCAAACGCTGGCAAAATTTAATCCTCTTGGGCTTTGTGCTTCCCCTCTGGACTTCTTCCCTGTTGCGCTCCTACGCCTGGATTACCATCCTGCGACGGACAGGAGTATTCAATAGCATCATTACCAGTATCGGCCTGCCCCCCTTAAATCTTCTCAATGAATGGCCAGCCGTTCTCATTGGCATGAGTTACAGCTTTTTGCCCTATATGGTGTTAATTCTCTATGCGGCACTGGAAAAGCTGGATAAACGGTTATTAGAAGCTTCTGCCGATTTAGGCGCAACCCCCCTACAAGGATTCTGGAAAATTACCGTCCCCCAAACCTTCCAAGGCATTGCCGCCGGGAGTTTATTGGTTTTTATTAGTAGTTTGGGCGATTTCGTCAATCCAGAACTGCTTGGAGGCGCATCGAGTATGACGGCTGCTCGTTTGATTTATAACCAGTTTCTGGGCGCGACTCAGAACTGGGGATTTGGCTCCGCGCTCAGTATGGTGGTGATTTTAGCGGTGAGTTTGGCGATCGCCCTCCTGATCAAATACGGTGACCCCACACCCCAAGCCTAA
- a CDS encoding ABC transporter substrate-binding protein produces the protein MRQQDKPDHLSSSRPINRRRFLQGTTAALAGFGLSSCGWTLADVQTRGAERGDSNRLYIYTWAGYTDEDLLAQFEQQTGIQVIADVFDSNEAMLAKVLAGGGGAYSIIYPSDYMVLKMVEDGLLTPLDLGRIEGLNQLFDNYQNPPYDPGNAHSIPISWGTTGLIYNRQALGGEPENWEYLWQNQSQLSRQVTLLNDVREVMGATLKHLGYSLNSEDPQEIEEAYEALVDLKPAIASFTSDAWRPQILTGDLKIAMGYSVDASEIMGEDENLGYVIPENGSSLWTDTLVIPKTAPNPDGAYAWINFMLQPAVAAEITKRLSFATANRVAYEQLPEELQQDTTLFPPPKVLANCESVSPVKDDIAQLYDRYWTQLTSS, from the coding sequence ATGCGTCAACAGGATAAGCCGGATCATCTTTCATCTTCTCGCCCAATCAACCGTCGCCGCTTCTTGCAGGGGACAACTGCTGCTTTAGCGGGTTTCGGGTTATCCTCTTGTGGTTGGACATTGGCCGATGTGCAAACTCGCGGCGCGGAAAGAGGCGATAGTAATAGACTGTATATTTATACCTGGGCTGGCTATACCGATGAGGACTTGCTGGCCCAGTTTGAACAACAAACGGGGATTCAGGTGATCGCCGATGTGTTTGATTCTAATGAGGCGATGCTGGCTAAGGTTTTAGCCGGTGGTGGCGGGGCGTATAGTATCATTTATCCCTCGGATTATATGGTGCTGAAAATGGTGGAGGATGGGTTATTAACTCCCCTGGATCTCGGTCGCATTGAAGGTTTAAATCAGCTTTTTGATAATTATCAAAATCCGCCCTACGATCCTGGAAATGCCCATAGTATTCCCATTAGTTGGGGAACCACGGGGTTAATTTATAATCGCCAAGCTTTAGGTGGAGAGCCGGAAAATTGGGAGTATTTGTGGCAAAATCAATCCCAACTCAGTCGCCAAGTAACGCTGCTCAATGATGTGCGGGAGGTGATGGGGGCGACTCTGAAACATTTGGGCTATTCTCTGAATTCGGAAGATCCCCAGGAAATTGAAGAAGCTTATGAAGCGCTGGTAGACCTGAAACCGGCGATCGCCTCCTTTACCTCTGATGCTTGGCGACCCCAGATTTTGACTGGCGATCTGAAAATTGCTATGGGCTATTCCGTGGATGCTAGTGAAATTATGGGAGAGGATGAAAACTTAGGCTATGTGATCCCTGAAAATGGCTCTTCGTTGTGGACCGATACCCTGGTGATTCCCAAAACTGCCCCCAATCCAGATGGGGCCTATGCTTGGATTAATTTTATGTTGCAACCAGCCGTGGCGGCCGAAATTACCAAGCGCCTCAGTTTTGCCACAGCGAACCGAGTCGCCTATGAACAATTGCCGGAGGAACTCCAACAAGATACGACCCTGTTTCCGCCTCCAAAGGTTTTGGCAAACTGTGAAAGTGTTTCACCGGTGAAAGACGATATTGCCCAACTCTATGACCGCTATTGGACTCAATTAACCAGTAGTTAA